The Ramlibacter sp. PS4R-6 nucleotide sequence GAGCGCGGCATCGCCTTCGCCATCCCGCACTTCCGCGGCTGCAGCGGCGAGCTGAACCTCGCGCCGCGCGCGTACCACTCGGGCGACTTCGAGGAGGTCGGCTGGATGCTGGCGCGTTTTCGCGAGCACCACGCCGGGCCCATCGTCGCGGTGGGCATCTCGCTCGGCGGCAACGCCCTCATGCGCTGGGCGGCCGAAGCGGGCGAGGGCGCTTCGCGGTACACGCAGGCGGTGGCGTCGGTGTGCTCGCCGATCGACCTCGCCGCCGGTTCGGTCGCCATCGGGCAAGGCTTCAACCGCCTCGTGTACACCACGATGTTCCTGCGCACGATGAAGCCCAAGGCGCTGGAGAAGCTGGGGCAGCACCCGGGGCTGTTCGACCGCGAGCGGCTCGCGGCGGCGCGCACCCTCTACGAATTCGACGACGTCTTCACCGCGCCGCTGCACGGCTTCACCACAGCCGACGACTACTACGCCCGCGCGTCGGCCAAGCCGCAGCTGCGCCGCATCCGCATCCCGGCGCTGGTGCTCAACGCGCGCAACGATCCGTTCGTGCCTGCGGCCTGCCTGCCGGGTGACGGCGAGGTCGGGGCTTGCGTGACGCTGTGGCAGCCCGCGCACGGCGGGCACGTGGGTTTCCCGGATG carries:
- a CDS encoding YheT family hydrolase, whose translation is MRDYRAPWWLPGGNLQTIWPALYAKRVFGSHPHYRRERWSTPDGDFVDVDWLDSPPRSDTLLVMFHGLEGSSRSHYAEAFADFCAERGIAFAIPHFRGCSGELNLAPRAYHSGDFEEVGWMLARFREHHAGPIVAVGISLGGNALMRWAAEAGEGASRYTQAVASVCSPIDLAAGSVAIGQGFNRLVYTTMFLRTMKPKALEKLGQHPGLFDRERLAAARTLYEFDDVFTAPLHGFTTADDYYARASAKPQLRRIRIPALVLNARNDPFVPAACLPGDGEVGACVTLWQPAHGGHVGFPDGHLPGHVRRMPDEVGSWLLSHST